A stretch of Cucumis sativus cultivar 9930 chromosome 2, Cucumber_9930_V3, whole genome shotgun sequence DNA encodes these proteins:
- the LOC101220751 gene encoding putative dual specificity protein phosphatase DSP8: protein MKIVELEEAGNDRQNEKIGSGQIVKVDAKRALVGAGARILFYPTLLYNVLRNKMEAEFRWWDEVDQFLLLGAVPFPKDVPRLKKLGVGGVITLNEPYETLVPSSLYYRHGIDHLKIPTRDYCFAPKFSDISRAVDFIHRNASSGKTTYVHCKAGRGRSTTIVLCYLVKYKHMTPSAALDYVRSRRPRVLLAPSQWEAVQEYSNRGPVTCSSSLSGGDAVLITKDDLEGYHGTCIDSAGRDLAVVPWMGKSKPMIARLSCLFSSLIVHGSTGSLIKRLPIPEARAC, encoded by the exons ATGAAGATCGTTGAATTGGAAGAGGCTGGAAATGATCggcaaaatgaaaaaatcgGTAGTGGTCAGATTGTGAAAGTCGATGCCAAAAGAGCTTTGGTTGGTGCTGGGGCTCGAATCTTGTTTTACCCTACCCTTTTGTATAACGTGCTTCGGAACAAAATGGAAGCTGAATTTAGATGGTGGGATGAAGTTGATCAG TTTCTTTTGCTGGGTGCAGTGCCCTTCCCCAAAGACGTGCCAAGATTGAAGAAGCTTGGTGTCGGTGGTGTTATCACTCTCAATGAACCTTATGAAACTCTAGTTCCATCTTCCTTGTATTAT CGCCATGGAATCGATCACTTAAAGATCCCGACGAGGGATTATTGTTTTGCTCCTAAGTTTTCTGATATTAGCCGAGCTGTTGACTTTATTCACA gAAATGCATCATCTGGTAAAACGACATACGTCCATTGTAAAGCAGGACGAGGAAGGAGCACAACCATTGTGCTTTGCTATTTG gTCAAATATAAGCACATGACCCCATCTGCTGCACTGGACTACGTGCGTTCTAGAAGACCACGCGTGTTGCTCGCCCCCTCACAGTGGGAG GCTGTTCAAGAATACAGCAACCGTGGACCCGTTACATGTTCTAGCTCACTCTCAGGAGGAGATGCAGTCCTCATTACGAAAGATGATTTAGAAGGATATCATGGTACTTGCATCGACAGTGCGGGTAGAGACCTTGCAGTAGTCCCTTGGATGGGTAAGTCAAAGCCGATGATAGCAAGGTTGTCCTGCCTCTTTTCCTCTTTGATAGTTCATGGAAGTACTGGATCTCTTATTAAGCGTCTACCCATACCGGAGGCTCGTGCATGCTGA